From the genome of Nitrosomonas sp. Is79A3:
CGCGGGACAGAGCATGTTTGATCGCCACCTCACCAAACTGGCGCAGCAAACTCGACCCAACCCCAATCTATCAGCAGAAATACAAACCAAAGACATAACATTGCAGCAAGTAAAATTGAGTAATTGCGAACGCCGCATTGCTTGTTTAGCATGCAAAGGTTTATCGGCTAAAGAAATAAGTTTACAACTGATTGTGACCGAAAAAACGGTACGCAATAAACTATCCGCAGTCTATAAAAAAATAGGGGTTAAGAAACAAATTGAGTTATGTTTGAAAGCGCCCCTATATGACTATTTCAAATAATCCTACATGATCGGGATATTTTGTCAGATAATTACCCCAAAATAGGTATGTTTCCGGGACAAATGACATCTATTTGTCATAAAGTATATTTGATATAATATTTCTCCACTAAATTAAATAGATAGCGATAATAAATCGTTGCAATCTATTTACCGCGAAAGGAATCTCTACAGAAATATTTGATCGCCAGTGCACAGAGAGATCTCATGTTAATGGCTCAAGATAAATACAACTAAAACATGATTGAGCAATCTCATACTAAAATACGCGTATTGGTAGCTGAAAGTTTTGAGCTTGTGCGCTTGGGCTTGCATTCGTTGTTTGAAAATCATTCTACAATTCGCTTGGTTGCAGAAACCGGTTGTATAGAAGATTTATTCAATTTGGTTGTGCAACATAAACCTGATGTGGTCATTATTGATCTGCAATTGAACAATGGTCACTGCGTCGAACATATCTCCAGATTGCTGCATACCAGCCCGCAAACTAAAGTGCTGGCTTTCTCTCATCACAATAGCGAACAAACCTATCTGCAAACATTTCGTTCAGGAGCAGTGGGTATTATCAGCAAACATCACTCCTCTGAACTGCTATTAAAAGCCATCTATGCAATTCACGCAGGTCAAATCTGGTTTGACCGCAATATTACCAAGTTGCTATGGCAAGCGCAATTTGCTCCCAATCCATCAACTGACTTACAAACTGATTCCGGAACATTACATAAACCCAAATTGAGCGATGGTGAACGTCACATTGCTTATCTCGCATGCAAGGGCTTATCGGCCAAAGAAATAAGCCTGCAATTATTTGTCACGGAAAAAACCGTACGCAACCAACTCTCTGTAATTTATAGAAAAATAGGGGTTAAGAAACAAATTGAATTATGCTTGAAAGCACCTCAGTATGATTACTTCAAGGAATCCTACCTATCCGGGACATTTTATCCGCAAGATCCAGAAAAATAGCAGCATCTTAGGGACAAATGACATCTATTTATCGTTAAATAGTTTTGATAAGATCCCACGGATCACTAAAGTAAATAAATAGCAATTATTCGGTAGCTGCAATCTATTTGCCAAGTTGTGAGCCTCAAGAAAATCGTAAGCATCTAAAGCCAATAGCCTTATTAATATGCCGGGGGACGTTTTCCCTAAGCGATTCTCTTGATACGAACTTTTTCACATAAGGAGGATTATTAGAATGTCTTTTCAACCCAATCAACCCTGTTGCGCCACGGAGTTCACAGAGAATTCCACTGCCGCACCACCTATGCCGCATCAACCACTGTTAAGAAAAATTACTTTCCTCTTCATACTCATACTGGCAATGTCTTTTGCAATCATTGAAAAGAGTTTTGCAGCAGAACATATTATTCAAATGACGGCGGAAGAAACTAAGGACGATGGTTTTGGTAATAAGCTGCTGGCTTACAAAATGTTGAGTCATACGGTTGATGGCGTGAATATTACACGTCGATATAGTCCTAATGATCAACCACCTGTTGCTACAATTCCCGGGCCAACAATCGTATTGACAGAAGGTGATACGGTTAAACTGACTCTTTTAAATGCAATTCCAGGCGATCCTCCTGCTGCAGGACTTAGCAAGCAAGTCAGCGTGCATGTACATGGTGTTCATTACAACATACTCAGTGATGGCACACTCAAGGTAATCAATCGGCACCTTGATGAGGGAGCGGGTGTTGGGCCGGAAGATACTTTTGTAACCTATGAGTACGAATGGAATGTTGCTCGCGGAACTGCAGGAACGTGGC
Proteins encoded in this window:
- a CDS encoding multicopper oxidase domain-containing protein, which gives rise to MSFQPNQPCCATEFTENSTAAPPMPHQPLLRKITFLFILILAMSFAIIEKSFAAEHIIQMTAEETKDDGFGNKLLAYKMLSHTVDGVNITRRYSPNDQPPVATIPGPTIVLTEGDTVKLTLLNAIPGDPPAAGLSKQVSVHVHGVHYNILSDGTLKVINRHLDEGAGVGPEDTFVTYEYEWNVARGTAGTWPYHDHNFESHNGSENRGLFGAVIVNPAASPIPYTFAKEYVLYLGDDAFWGMEINGISKKQSKHGVNPSLSAAKDTYVRFHLIAMGTDIHKFVLNGYQWFDPGTHHLIDQIAIGPLEKHVFIIKANGSTQYMDNNFSNKLLGMIGSFNVH
- a CDS encoding response regulator transcription factor; its protein translation is MIEQSHTKIRVLVAESFELVRLGLHSLFENHSTIRLVAETGCIEDLFNLVVQHKPDVVIIDLQLNNGHCVEHISRLLHTSPQTKVLAFSHHNSEQTYLQTFRSGAVGIISKHHSSELLLKAIYAIHAGQIWFDRNITKLLWQAQFAPNPSTDLQTDSGTLHKPKLSDGERHIAYLACKGLSAKEISLQLFVTEKTVRNQLSVIYRKIGVKKQIELCLKAPQYDYFKESYLSGTFYPQDPEK